From a single Maylandia zebra isolate NMK-2024a linkage group LG3, Mzebra_GT3a, whole genome shotgun sequence genomic region:
- the LOC101468700 gene encoding doublesex- and mab-3-related transcription factor A1 codes for MENRIRPLGLTDHTSGPLGSLPVPPSLLRPPPLFLQTCNPTLERGYPRTPKCARCRNHGVVSALKGHKRFCRWRDCVCAKCTLIAERQRVMAAQVALRRQQAQEESEARDLRLLYPCTGIGGEAGIPQRSSISAGVPVSASSTPAAPCFDVFGSENQKDVTVSEDKLRKYNFYNGFMGRPLFAPHSPRLPSPSDKKELSSSKDSGGNQSPAMDHRSDHTESPQRSLPSSDPESGSESEKPNEYLSPDRDPTDIMAKIFPHQKRDTLESMVRTCKGDIVKSIELALNSKENKIDADSARRPSAGLPGGLGALGAKSAFSPLHIPASPGGDSLYGLSPRLGVSPLRLAYPSANGGMAGFMSPYMTSGLMPVFPLRPPLDSYSLPGMIRDLSYIQSKESLCNAGLYTRLNSETK; via the exons ATGGAAAATAGGATCCGACCCCTTGGTCTGACCGATCATACCTCCGGCCCGCTCGGTAGCCTGCCGGTACCCCCTTCCCTTCTGCGTCCTCCGCCTCTCTTCCTCCAGACTTGCAACCCCACGCTGGAGAGGGGATACCCCCGAACCCCGAAGTGTGCCAGGTGCAGGAACCACGGCGTGGTCTCTGCGCTCAAAGGCCACAAGCGGTTTTGTCGCTGGAGAGACTGCGTGTGCGCAAAGTGCACACTGATTGCAGAGAGGCAGCGGGTGATGGCCGCGCAGGTGGCGTTGAGGAGGCAGCAGGCTCAGGAAGAGAGCGAGGCCCGGGATCTTCGGCTCTTGTACCCCTGCACTGGGATCGGAGGGGAAGCGGGGATCCCTCAGAGATCGTCCATTAGCGCCGGGGTACCCGTATCTGCCAGCAGTACTCCTGCAGCTCCCTGTTTCGATGTTTTTGGGAGTGAGAATCAGAAAGACG TTACAGTTTCAGAGGACAAATTACGCAAATACAACTTTTACAACGGATTCATGGGCCGACCCCTGTTTGCACCCCATTCTCCACGGCTGCCCTCTCCAAGTGACAAGAAAGAGCTGTCTTCCAGCAAGGACAGCGGCGGAAATCAATCCCCTGCGATGGATCACCGCTCAGACCACACAGAGAGCCCGCAGAGGTCACTTCCCTCCTCGGATCCAGAGTCGGGGAGCGAGTCGGAGAAGCCCAATGAGTATCTGAGCCCGGACCGTGACCCCACCGACATCATGGCTAAGATCTTCCCCCATCAGAAACGGGACACTCTGGAGTCTATGGTGAGAACGTGCAAAGGTGACATTGTCAAATCCATTGAGCTGGCGTTGAACTCCAAAGAGAACAAAATTGACGCTGACAGCGCGCGCAGGCCTTCTGCGGGACTGCCCGGAGGGCTCGGTGCTCTGGGGGCCAAGTCTGCTTTCTCCCCGCTGCACATACCCGCGTCCCCAGGGGGAGACAGCCTGTACGGCCTCAGCCCTCGCCTGGGCGTCAGCCCCCTGCGGCTGGCCTATCCCTCCGCTAACGGCGGCATGGCAGGCTTCATGTCTCCATACATGACATCAGGACTGATGCCAGTGTTCCCACTGCGTCCACCCTTGGACTCTTATTCCCTCCCCGGCATGATCCGAGACCTGTCTTACATCCAAAGCAAGGAGTCTCTATGCAATGCAGGCCTGTACACACGGCTAAACAGCGAGACCAAATAA